CCTCTGTAATattgtcagattataaaagtGATTATACACGTGAGCCTctaagtggcaaaaacaaacactttaaatgactgtaaattgatggtgcactATTGCCTGTAGGGATTAcaatgcagcctgtttcactttAACATGTCTTGGCCATGATCAACCTAAATTAAGAGCTCCAGATATGTTTGAAGCCAGCTTTGAAGGGCCCAAAGAAGTCAAATCACTAACAATCAAATAAAGCTAACTCACTTATCCATGACTGAAGGACAGGGCTTTCCCTAAATGATCCATGTCTGGACCTGTGGAGGAGAAATGTCCTGACTGAAGTCTCAGATTCTGTTTGTCAGATAGGTtaatggttaaaataaaaagtttacaGTTTCCTGCGCTGTCACACTTTCCTCTCACCTCCTCTtgttcctgtttctctctcatcTCATTCTCACTCATACCTCTTCACTCAGGTTCTTTACACCTCTCCCCGTCTTCtaacctctcctctcttccGTCTCTCTCTTCCCGGTCGCCTCCCTACAAACAGAGGAAGCTCCTGGAGTTTTCATGTTTATTATCTTGTCACTCTCGTTATAATCTTATTTTTTGTCCTGTCACTCTTTATCCTCTAAGCCTGCAGTTTCAAAGACGCTTTGGGCATTTGAGCTTTCATGTCAGGGCGGCACATGACATCTGCGCCTCAAAAACATGTCAGCTTTGGGACCGCGTGGATTAGAACTTGAACACATTGTGCAGAGCCCTCGTCGCAGTTTGCAGCACGCTGGTAGGAGGAGGCTTATtaaaagtgagtgtgtgtgtgtgtgtgtgtctgaggggAGCTGAAGGAGATTTAATTACCAGATATAGTGTGTTATTCTATTCATGCTTGGAAAATGTCCAAATGTTTCACCTTGGAGGAAATTGCCTGATTTGTTGTCTTCCAACATTAAGCTGTCGTCAACAGACCTGAAATAGCTTCTGCAAATTATCATCAGCTGCTGCTCTTTAGCATCATGCTGATGGCTTCTGCCACACTCAACAATCACTTTTATAGCTCCTTACTTAAATTATGCTTATGCAGAATATTCCACCTGcctgtaatttactgtaaaacaaaagctaaatATAATACAGAGTGATTGTATGTGCTCCTCTCTGCTGTAATCtacacagcagcagacagcttaTAGGAACAATCCCTCACAGTGGAAGTAGTTTACATAGAGAGCCTGCTGTGAGCAATAAACTATatgaattgtttatttttagagtTGACTGCACAATGTATTCAAACTCTGTTTTAATTACCTGATGACAGCAAGTTTTCCACTGCATTTAGTCAGGAACAGACTGATACACAACGATATCTGCACACcatctgtttattttaaagtcATATTCACAGTTTTCTACAGAGGCTACTCTATCAAGGCGTTTCAAAGGTTTGTAATGTGTAACCAAAGACAGGTGATGCTTACAGAGTACATCAAAACATGTATAAACACTGCATAAACATGACTGCACCTGAACACTAAAAGAGAGAAGGCATGAGCAGCAAGACTACTTCAGCCAGGATGCCTTTGCAGATACAGGACTGGTAACTTTTGGCATGATCTAATGCTTAATGGAGGTggatataaaaaatattatatactAAATTGATTTACCATTACGCAACCATCAGTAATATCATTCTCATTCATAATCACCATGTAATTGGGGTTTTTCACACATTAATAATGtgtttaaagcccagttcagaccaaagattcaagACGACACGAAACCGTTTTAGGCGACTGGTTgtagaacgtaaagcacgtcacctgtttctacagccaatcagcttgtagttaAGTCAGCTGgtccgagccctctgtttctgtcctcatggTGTGCCAGTGTCAGGCagtgggttgtagctgctgctcgCTTGCACACACTCTCATTGTCTGATTAATTTCCACTGGTTATGTCAATCATTGTAacatattgattatgaatacagtccgtCTGATGCtccatttgtttctgtttttcgccgtttcatcactactacaaatgcagctgtagccagtatctcactatcactatcctcctTCATATTTCAAGAAgctacaaatcatattcagccacaaaataagcctgaaaagctgaaaacagaagtacggagagttgttgcatagagatgatacaccatcttgtctagttgcactggtgtgaaccggcaggctTTTACAACATTGCAGAAGGGCGCATCGCAAGTAGTTGCAAGTTTTAACTCATCtcatcacaaatctttggtctgaactgggctttagattATAGCATCAaacaaccccaattccaaaaaagcTGGGACTCTATGTAaatttgcaaatatttttcaacctaTATTCAGctgaatacagtacaaaaacaagacaataatgTTCAAAATGATTAccttaattgtttttttgtaaatatacactacACAcgtctgaatttgatgcctgcaatgTGTtccaaaaaaaatggaaaacaacTGTCTGTAAACACAGTTTGTTGCTGCATCTACAACTGCAAGTTCAGACTCTATCATGCAAAGTGAAACTCATATATCAACAACACCAACTTCTTTGGgcctgagctcatctgagatgaactgacacaaagtgaaaaaatgtgctgtggtctgatgagtccaTATGTCCACAACTGTTTTCGTAAATCATGGACGGCATGTCCTCTTGgttaaagaggaaaaggaacaTCCAGATTATTACCAGCACtaagttcaaagccagcatctgtgatggtatgggaGTGAGTAAGTGCCcgtggcatcatgggtaacttgcacatctgtgaaggcaccatgaatgctgaatGGTAAATAGAGGTTtaggagcaacatatgctgccatccagatgaCGTCTTTCTCAGAGATGTCCCCGATTGTTCCAGCAATGCAATGCCAAACCACATTCTGTACGTAACAACAGCGTGGCCTCACAGTAACAGAGTGCGGTTACTGGACTGGCCAGTCCAGTCTCCTATTGAACATGTGTGGCGCGTTACGAAGTGTAAAATACAACAACAGACACCCGGGAGTGTTGAACATCTGAGGTCGTATATTGAGCAATaatgggaaagaatttcactttcaaagcTTCagtagtgtcctcagttcctaAACACTTgctgagtgttgttaaaaagaaaagatgatgtaacacagtggtaaacaggCCCCTGTCCCAACGTTTTTGGaatgtgttgcaggcatcaaagtCAGACTGAGTGTAtattaacacaaaaaaaagtttatcagtttgaacattaaatatcttgtctttgcaCTGTATTAAACTGAATATGTCAAAAAGCATTTGCACATCAttgcttcctgtttttatttacgttTTACACAGTgccccaacttttttggaattgaGATTGAACAAGTATTTGCAGCTTCAGACAGCTATctattccacacacacacaaaaaaaacatatataagcAATTCTAACCAAATCAATCTATTTCCATGTTAAACTACCTTCTAAAACTAAGTAGTGCCCACAGACtctatcaaataaaaataacaaatctgCAGGTATGGATCTTACACCCTCAAATCTGCTCTGTTGGCATGACTGATAGAACATATGTTGCCACGGCATCTGGAAAAGGATGaaatctctttctctgtctcgtCACTTAACTTTGGGGGTGTTATTCTTCCTTCGCGGAAGCTCCCTCTGGACCTGACGGGCCCGCGTGCCGAAGCCCAGAGACTGCTGAGACTCTGTGATGAAGCGCTGCGTGGGAGAGACACACAGCATCACCAGCAGCTTGGCATCGCCACCTggtggagaagatggagaaggaCAGGAGGGGGGTTTAGACTGGAAATGTTTCAGAACAATTGAAATATTAGATTACACGCATTGTGCTTTTATTCTTGTCATTTTTGGGTGTGGACAAATATCTTTACCAGAACATCTTCGTTTTTTGAGTGATTCAGTGTTTGagaatgtttgtgtgtatgtcacAGTTGGGGTTGGTGTGTGGAATCTCTCAGCTAGATGCGGACATTTTGGGGTTGAGTGAATCTTTCCCAGGGGAAGCAGACACTTGAGGCATGAGTCATAGCCAGGTCATAaaggagcgtgtgtgtgtgtctcacctatGGCATCCTGTAGCAGATGAGTGAGTTTGCTGTTCCTATAGGGGACGTGTGGTCTCTGCTCAGCCAGAGCTCCCAGGACAtcagacagagcagagagacTGCGGTTTATGCAGGACACCTCCCACAGAGCTGCACCCGAAACTCCAGACAtacctggcacacacacacaaacacacatatttctTTGGCCTCAAGATAAGTGAGTTGCTTAAAGCTCCATTTTGCTATATTGCATGTTAATACAGCTACAGTTTCCTCAAAACACTCAGGGACCAGTGTTCCCATGACATCTGTAAATTCAAGGAGCATCCTCAAGCACTGAGCCCCTCTCACCGACACACTCGCTCCCCGCCAAGTCCACCAGCTGCAGCTTGGTCCTGAACGGAGCTTGTGAGAGGCTCGGCCTCGGGGAAGGACATGGAGAATGGGAAGGGGAGCAGGGAGAGGAGGCTGTGCTCGCGAAGAGACGATCATCAGATGATTGGCGGGCAGCGGGGTTGGCACGGCGACAGCGTGGGCTCCACCACTCATTCTGAGTGGAGCGCTGCATGTCCTTCTTGGCACTCTGTAACCTGCGAGCTGAATGAGAGAGGGCAATAAAGTCACAGTGCAGGAGTGTGTGACCAACAGGTGTCATTTATACTAACGTGAGTgggtctgtgagtgtgtgtgtgacggcaTCTCACCCAGAGCCAGCGCGTTGGGGCTCTTGGAGGAAATGGTGAGGGTGACAATGAGGTGAGAGCGTGAGGAGTCAGCGTGGATGAGGGTGGGACTGTGAGCCCTGAGCTTCAGAACACTGTTGATGATGTGCATCACCTCAGAGGCGTTACTCACAGGCCTGTGAAACATATGAAACACATTCGCCATTACCTCACATTTTATTCCttaaagctgctataatcaatattCATAATATTcccaatggatcaaatgactacACATGTTAAAGATATAACTCATAGTGATAAGCACGCTGCAAATTTTCATCCAACTCACTCTGTGGGGAGCAGCATCTTAACTTATTGTTCCAGTTTTACTGCCAGAAACTTCAACGcttggttcactctcaccactCTCATAGTGTCAGCCACAGCAGGCGGCCGCTGTCAGTGTTAAAGCTCTACAAACCCCACCCTACACTACCTGCATTTtacagctaaagagccagacaCATCCCCTCATCACATGGCCTGAAACACGACTCTAAATGAATGCTAGTGTTGCTCCATATCTGCTgcatgtgtaaataagcaattTAAGCCATAtcatctttaaagggacagttcaccccaaaatcaaacatacatatttttcttcttatctgtagtgctgtttatcaatctagattgttttggtgtgagtggccaagtgttggagatatcagccgtagagatgtctgctttctctccaatataatggaactagatggcactcggcttgtggtgctcaaagtgccaaaaaataacatttaaaaaactcaacagcaatgtgtctttccagaaattatgacctggttactcaagataatccacagaccttgttgtgagcagtttcatgtaggaactattttctttctaccaaactacacatgccaactgtatcactgcgcagaaggaagtgtgcatctactactagctcacctagcaccactgagctagctaaagttACAGCTCAACTGAGGAGGAcggcattaatgtttacatctcacgctgtcaaacgcacaagcctctcgtccatgagtagatgcacacttccttctgcatgatGATACGGTTGGTagttgtagtttggtagaaaatagttcctacatgaaactgctcacaacaaggtctgtggattatcttgagtaaccaggtcatgatttctgcaaagagacattactgttgagtttttaaatgtatttttttggcactttgagcaccacaagccgagtgccatctacttccattaCATTCacaagaaggcagacatctctacggacgatatctccaacacttagtgactcacaccaaaacaatctatatTAATAAAAAGCACTACTTGCATAAAaggaaatatgtgtttttgagtttgggGTGAACCGTCCCTTGCTAgttgctgttgtgtttacagcttgtctCAGCTGCCCCGAGTAAAACTTGAAATTAAGTTTAAGGATGAAATAACATTTTCTGGTCCACTTGGGGACTGAGGATTTACTTATAGAGTTTCTATggaaaataacttaaaaaaaaagttgtatattcacacatccagcagatatggagcaacattaacattcagatggagttgtgtttctggccactTCAAGAAAATTAGGACATCCTAAACTCCCTCTCTTTTAGCTGTGTTTATGTCGCCAGCTAACATCTGAGAACTTAActctctgtgggttcatcactacAAGCAACTCATTTCCCATTGGACATCATTTGACCCATTTTAACCATAAAAGAATTATTGATTAGtggattttaaaaagaaatgctaCTCCAAAAAACTATGTCATCTAGCAGCTAAGTCTCATATCACAGACCCTTCATAACAGAGTATAAAAGCTTTCGACACACAGTGACTTCTGCTCCGACTGTACTCACTCCTGTGTGAGGGAGATGACCTGGCTGGTACCAGAGGAGGTAGTGATGACGTCCCGCCGCTGGTCGGCGGCATTGCCCTGCGCGTCTCTGGCCAGAAGGTCGAGCACCTCATTGTTGTACACCTCCATCACTGACACCTCCACTGTGTGGCTCTCTGCAGGCTTCTCAGAGATCAGCctgggtcacacacacacaggaacagatACACAAGCATGgacacacagaaaaaagaaaaggtcaaCCAAATTATATTCTATCTCAGCTCTCAGCGCACATTATACATTTATAGACTGAATTTTTTTCACTTCTGATGGATTTCAGGACTGAATTATAATATAGTACATTACACCAGATCTACTGCTGTTTTCAGCACATCATAAACACACTCTTCTCGCAGTCACCACACACTGTaaatatcacaaaaacaaacaaattaaaaatgccCTTTTTTTCTCACCGAAAGAGCTCAGCTGCAGCCTTGGGAATAACACCCTGCTGTGTCTCCTGCTGCGTCCCTGAGTGCTCCTCCAGCTGCTGGGATCCCATCATGGTGTAAGTCTTCCCGCTGCCTGTCTGCCCGTACGCCATGATACACACATTATAGCTGCAGGGCAGGGAGGAGAATGACAGCCTATACAAGCTGAAGCCATGCAGTCACAACATGCTGTTTGTCGTGTATTTCATTGTTTGTGCTTCATTCACGCAGGGTAGTGTCTAATGAGTGTAGCTGACTGAACACATTATGATGATTTGATAGAGTGTATATTTTGTGTGCTTTTTCACACTCACCCGTCCAGCAGAGACGTGAGGAGCGGCTTGAC
The sequence above is drawn from the Epinephelus moara isolate mb chromosome 12, YSFRI_EMoa_1.0, whole genome shotgun sequence genome and encodes:
- the kif25 gene encoding kinesin-like protein KIF25 translates to MPLFINRDQIFAHQVHLLEHKLRSKEERILELETENAILHLRLAECQGKLRRDYDEESKALDDHQHQRSAQKITQSALAKLLSEVQAVKQDLSELFAVYLSFSTELEEQSKQLLEKVAQASSSLNGHHGDEIQNLQAGVAALERSLEEERERCRAERQRRKELHNALVELRGNIRVHCRVRPVLPFDHVQSSTSGSKPASSEEVVSVISDDTVTVNCIRSGMPVQNKMFEFERVHGPEDSQDAVFEEVKPLLTSLLDGYNVCIMAYGQTGSGKTYTMMGSQQLEEHSGTQQETQQGVIPKAAAELFRLISEKPAESHTVEVSVMEVYNNEVLDLLARDAQGNAADQRRDVITTSSGTSQVISLTQEPVSNASEVMHIINSVLKLRAHSPTLIHADSSRSHLIVTLTISSKSPNALALARRLQSAKKDMQRSTQNEWWSPRCRRANPAARQSSDDRLFASTASSPCSPSHSPCPSPRPSLSQAPFRTKLQLVDLAGSECVGMSGVSGAALWEVSCINRSLSALSDVLGALAEQRPHVPYRNSKLTHLLQDAIGGDAKLLVMLCVSPTQRFITESQQSLGFGTRARQVQRELPRRKNNTPKVK